A portion of the Streptomyces sp. NBC_00376 genome contains these proteins:
- a CDS encoding TIGR03089 family protein, with amino-acid sequence MNATDRTPADLLRSALASDPARPLVTFYDDATGERVELSVATFANWVAKTANLLQGDLAAEPGDRLALLLPAHWQSAVWLLACSSVGVIADVQGDPAGADLVVSGPDTLEAARACRGERVALALRPLGGRFPRTPEGFADYAVEVPSQGDRFAPFAPVDPDAPALAVDGVELTSAQLVARAREDADALGLTAGSRLLTGRSYDTWEGLAAGLFAPLAAGGSVVLCRHLDQLGEEGLAKRVESERVTNSAV; translated from the coding sequence ATGAACGCCACCGACCGAACCCCTGCCGACCTGCTGCGTTCCGCGCTCGCCTCGGACCCGGCCCGCCCCTTGGTCACTTTCTACGACGACGCCACCGGAGAACGCGTCGAACTGTCGGTGGCCACCTTCGCCAATTGGGTGGCCAAGACCGCCAATCTCCTCCAGGGCGATCTCGCCGCGGAGCCCGGCGACCGGCTGGCACTGCTGCTGCCCGCGCACTGGCAGTCCGCGGTCTGGCTGCTCGCCTGTTCCTCGGTCGGCGTGATCGCCGATGTGCAGGGCGACCCGGCCGGCGCCGACCTCGTGGTCAGCGGCCCGGACACGCTGGAGGCCGCTCGGGCCTGCCGCGGCGAGCGGGTCGCCCTGGCGCTGCGCCCGCTGGGCGGCAGGTTCCCGCGGACGCCCGAGGGTTTCGCGGACTACGCGGTGGAGGTGCCGAGCCAGGGCGACCGGTTCGCGCCGTTCGCCCCCGTGGACCCGGACGCCCCCGCGCTGGCGGTGGACGGCGTCGAGCTGACGTCGGCGCAGTTGGTGGCGCGGGCCCGCGAGGACGCGGACGCGCTCGGTCTGACCGCCGGATCGCGGCTGCTCACGGGACGTTCGTACGACACCTGGGAGGGGCTGGCCGCGGGGCTGTTCGCGCCGCTGGCCGCCGGGGGCTCCGTGGTCCTGTGCCGCCACTTGGACCAGCTGGGCGAAGAGGGACTGGCGAAGCGCGTCGAGAGCGAACGGGTCACCAACAGCGCGGTATGA
- a CDS encoding N-acetylmuramoyl-L-alanine amidase, translating to MRPFIASSIGVTCAAVLVLPLAVPAGAAPDTSTVPAESAEPVDVPGSTQSLPMRTLPAPSDRSTGEPTRAAVPEQGLPEREVHPFSMVGVVWDDADTELHGTVQVRTRATGTGQWSDWQDLETHNAEHSADPGTAERDSGAVRGSTAPLWVGDSDAVAVRVRPEAPDPQDRTGTAVPLPDGLRLELVDPGEDPQQSPATGDETEPGAQAEPDTGTAVAAGAQDDAAVDERTAPLSPSVLPALNKAQSEAQGEAQAGLAPGTRPYIGPRPRIVTRKGWGADEKLRESKFVYTSTVKAAFIHHSATGNNYKCSQAPSVLRGIYRYHVKSTGWRDIGYNFAVDKCGNIYEGRAGGVTRAVLGAHTLGFNTNSMGIAVLGTFTKSNPPAAAVNAVAKLTAWKLGLFGADPRGKATLVSGGGNKYKKGKKVKLNVISGHRDGFATDCPGARLYKKLGSARTSSAKLQGR from the coding sequence ATGCGTCCCTTCATTGCATCCTCGATCGGTGTCACCTGTGCGGCCGTACTCGTTCTGCCGCTGGCCGTGCCCGCGGGCGCCGCCCCCGACACCAGCACCGTCCCCGCCGAGTCCGCCGAGCCCGTCGACGTCCCGGGCTCGACGCAGTCCCTGCCGATGCGGACCCTGCCAGCGCCGTCCGACCGGTCCACCGGCGAACCCACCCGCGCGGCCGTGCCCGAACAGGGGCTGCCCGAGCGCGAGGTCCACCCCTTCTCCATGGTCGGCGTCGTCTGGGACGACGCCGACACCGAACTCCACGGCACCGTCCAGGTCCGCACCCGCGCGACCGGCACCGGCCAGTGGTCCGACTGGCAGGACCTGGAGACGCACAACGCCGAGCACTCCGCCGACCCCGGCACCGCCGAGCGCGATTCCGGGGCCGTACGAGGCTCCACCGCCCCGCTCTGGGTCGGCGACTCGGACGCCGTAGCGGTCCGGGTGCGCCCCGAGGCCCCGGACCCGCAGGACCGGACCGGCACCGCGGTACCGCTGCCCGACGGGCTGCGCCTCGAACTCGTCGACCCCGGCGAGGACCCGCAGCAATCCCCCGCGACCGGCGACGAGACCGAGCCGGGCGCCCAGGCCGAGCCGGACACCGGCACAGCCGTCGCAGCGGGCGCCCAGGACGACGCCGCCGTCGACGAACGCACCGCACCCCTCTCCCCGAGCGTGCTTCCCGCCCTGAACAAGGCTCAGTCCGAGGCGCAGGGCGAGGCACAGGCAGGCCTCGCGCCCGGCACCCGGCCGTACATCGGCCCCCGTCCGCGCATCGTCACCCGCAAGGGCTGGGGCGCCGACGAGAAGCTCAGGGAGAGCAAGTTCGTCTACACGAGCACGGTCAAGGCCGCCTTCATCCACCACAGCGCCACTGGCAACAACTACAAGTGCTCCCAGGCACCCTCGGTCCTGCGCGGCATCTACCGCTACCACGTCAAGAGCACCGGCTGGCGCGACATCGGCTACAACTTCGCCGTCGACAAGTGCGGAAACATCTACGAAGGACGGGCGGGCGGCGTCACCAGGGCTGTCCTGGGAGCGCACACGCTCGGCTTCAACACCAACAGCATGGGCATCGCGGTGCTCGGCACCTTCACCAAGTCCAACCCGCCTGCCGCCGCGGTGAACGCCGTCGCGAAGCTCACCGCCTGGAAGCTCGGACTGTTCGGCGCCGACCCGCGCGGCAAGGCCACCCTCGTCTCGGGCGGCGGGAACAAGTACAAGAAGGGCAAGAAGGTCAAACTCAACGTCATCTCCGGCCACCGGGACGGCTTCGCAACCGATTGCCCCGGAGCGCGTCTCTACAAGAAACTCGGCTCGGCCCGGACCAGCTCCGCCAAGCTTCAGGGCCGCTGA
- a CDS encoding NDP-sugar synthase, translated as MTEAKEAILLVGGKGTRLRPLTVHTPKPMVPAAGVPFLTHQLARARAAGVEHIVLATSYLAEVFEPYFGDGSSLGLHIEYVTEREPLGTGGAIRNVASRLTSGPDDPVLIFNGDILTGLDIRALVASHTESGADVSLHLTRVDDPRAFGLVPTDGSGRVTAFLEKPETPEEIVTDQINAGAYIFRRSVIDNIPAGRPVSVERETFPGLLASGAHLQGMVDSTYWLDLGTPQAFVRGSADLVLGRAPSPAVPGRCGEALVLPTASVADDAKISGGTVVAEGALIGAGARVDGSAILAGAVVEPGAVIKDSLVGAGARIGSRTVLTDAVIGDRARVGADNELRDGIRIWCGAVLPDAAVRFSSDE; from the coding sequence GTGACAGAGGCAAAAGAAGCGATCCTCCTGGTCGGTGGGAAGGGAACCCGGCTGCGCCCGCTCACGGTGCACACGCCCAAGCCCATGGTTCCGGCAGCGGGCGTTCCGTTCCTCACCCACCAGCTGGCGCGCGCCCGTGCCGCCGGGGTCGAGCACATCGTGCTCGCGACGTCGTACCTGGCAGAGGTCTTCGAACCGTACTTCGGCGACGGCTCGTCGCTCGGCCTGCACATCGAGTACGTCACCGAACGCGAACCGCTCGGCACCGGCGGGGCGATACGCAACGTCGCGTCCCGGCTGACCTCGGGTCCGGACGACCCGGTGCTCATCTTCAACGGTGACATCCTCACCGGCCTGGACATCCGGGCCCTGGTCGCCTCGCACACCGAATCCGGAGCGGACGTCTCCCTCCACCTCACCCGCGTCGACGACCCGCGCGCCTTCGGCCTGGTACCGACGGACGGCAGCGGCAGGGTCACCGCTTTCCTGGAGAAGCCCGAGACGCCCGAGGAGATCGTCACCGATCAGATCAACGCGGGGGCGTACATCTTCCGCCGCTCGGTCATCGACAACATCCCGGCCGGCCGGCCGGTCTCCGTCGAGCGCGAGACCTTCCCCGGACTGCTCGCCTCCGGAGCGCACCTCCAGGGCATGGTCGACTCCACGTACTGGCTGGACCTCGGCACCCCGCAGGCCTTCGTACGCGGCTCCGCCGATCTGGTCCTGGGCCGCGCCCCGTCCCCGGCCGTCCCCGGCAGATGCGGCGAGGCGCTCGTGCTGCCGACGGCCTCCGTCGCCGACGACGCCAAGATCAGCGGCGGCACGGTGGTCGCGGAGGGCGCCCTGATCGGCGCGGGAGCCCGGGTCGACGGCTCCGCGATACTGGCCGGCGCGGTCGTCGAACCAGGGGCCGTGATCAAGGACTCGCTGGTCGGAGCCGGTGCCCGGATCGGCAGCCGTACGGTGCTCACGGACGCGGTGATCGGGGACCGGGCCCGGGTCGGCGCCGACAACGAACTCCGCGACGGCATCCGCATCTGGTGCGGGGCGGTCCTCCCGGACGCGGCGGTGCGCTTCTCCTCCGACGAATAG
- a CDS encoding DNA-3-methyladenine glycosylase family protein — MAGRFAPHSSPRAAVPHQAAARAATPAADALTREWTPPGPFDLRLVVGPLRRGPADPTYRMTGDGTAWRASRTPAGPGTLRLTARGGRIEAAAWGPGAPWLLDRLPTLLGATDDPDAFRPRHRLLALTRHRRPGLRLLRTGLVMESLIPSILEQKVTTDEAYRAWRFLVRKYGTPAPGPTDRAAFTALGLHVMPDARTWSLIPSWEWHRAGVDAQRSGTILRAVRVARRLEEAAAMELPEAMARLELIPGIGPWTSAETLQRSNGAADAVTVGDLHLPGIVGHALAGNRDADDEEMLALLAPYEGQRHRATRLILLSGHTPARRAPRMTRGDIARL; from the coding sequence GTGGCAGGACGATTCGCTCCCCACAGCTCTCCCCGCGCGGCCGTCCCGCACCAGGCGGCGGCCCGGGCGGCGACCCCGGCGGCGGACGCGCTGACCCGTGAGTGGACCCCGCCCGGCCCCTTCGACCTGCGCCTGGTCGTCGGCCCACTGCGCCGCGGCCCCGCCGACCCCACGTACCGGATGACCGGGGACGGCACGGCCTGGCGGGCCAGCCGCACACCCGCCGGCCCCGGCACCCTCCGCCTCACCGCCCGGGGCGGCCGGATCGAGGCGGCGGCCTGGGGCCCCGGCGCACCGTGGCTGCTGGACCGGCTCCCGACGCTGCTCGGCGCGACGGACGACCCGGACGCCTTCCGCCCGCGCCACCGGCTGCTCGCCCTGACCCGGCACCGCCGCCCCGGCCTGCGCCTGCTGCGCACCGGCCTGGTCATGGAGTCCCTGATCCCCTCGATCCTGGAACAGAAGGTCACCACCGACGAGGCCTACCGCGCCTGGCGGTTCCTGGTCCGGAAGTACGGCACCCCGGCACCCGGCCCCACGGACCGCGCCGCGTTCACCGCGCTGGGTCTGCACGTCATGCCCGACGCCCGCACCTGGTCCCTGATCCCGTCCTGGGAATGGCACCGCGCGGGCGTCGACGCCCAACGCTCGGGCACGATCCTGCGCGCGGTACGTGTGGCCCGCCGCCTGGAGGAGGCGGCGGCCATGGAGCTCCCGGAGGCCATGGCCCGCCTGGAACTGATCCCCGGGATCGGCCCCTGGACCTCGGCCGAGACGCTCCAGCGCTCGAACGGTGCGGCGGACGCGGTCACCGTCGGCGATCTCCACCTCCCCGGCATCGTCGGCCACGCCCTGGCGGGCAACCGGGACGCCGACGACGAGGAGATGCTCGCCCTGCTCGCTCCGTACGAGGGGCAGCGCCACCGGGCGACCCGCCTCATCCTGCTCTCCGGCCACACCCCGGCCCGCCGCGCCCCGCGCATGACCCGGGGCGACATCGCCCGCCTGTAG
- a CDS encoding coenzyme F420-0:L-glutamate ligase, whose protein sequence is MSADGAPSYRVWALPGMPEVRAGDDLAKLIAATGPGLVDGDVLLVTSKIVSKAEGRIVEAADREAAIDAETVRVVARRGTLRIVENRQGLVMAAAGVDASNTPAGTVLLLPEDPDASARAIRDGLRDTLGVEVGVVVTDTFGRPWRNGLTDVAIGAAGVRVLDDLRGGTDAYGNPLSATVVATADELASAGDLVKGKADGLPVAVVRGLGHVVDAADAGGARAMVRVTADDMFRLGTSEAVREAVTLRRTVREFTDDPVDPGAVRRAVAAAVTAPAPHHTTPWRFVLLESEESRTRLLDAMRDAWIADLRSDGKSEESIAKRVRRGDVLRRAPYLVVPCLVMDGSHTYGDERRDTAEREMFVVAAGAGIQNFLVALAGERLGSAWVSSTMFCRSVVREVLELPESWDPLGAVAVGRAAADPAARPGRDAERFIEVR, encoded by the coding sequence GTGAGCGCCGACGGGGCGCCCTCGTACCGGGTCTGGGCGCTGCCCGGCATGCCCGAGGTGCGGGCCGGGGACGACCTGGCGAAGCTGATCGCCGCGACCGGGCCGGGTCTGGTCGACGGTGATGTCCTGCTGGTCACCTCGAAGATCGTCTCCAAGGCGGAGGGCCGGATCGTCGAGGCCGCCGACCGCGAGGCGGCGATCGACGCCGAGACGGTACGGGTGGTGGCGCGGCGCGGCACGCTGCGGATCGTGGAGAACCGGCAGGGTCTGGTCATGGCCGCGGCCGGGGTCGACGCCTCGAACACCCCCGCCGGGACGGTGCTGTTGCTGCCCGAGGACCCGGACGCCTCGGCGCGGGCGATCCGTGACGGGCTGCGGGACACGCTCGGCGTGGAGGTCGGGGTCGTCGTCACGGACACCTTCGGACGCCCGTGGCGCAACGGGCTGACCGATGTGGCGATCGGGGCGGCCGGGGTCCGGGTGCTGGACGATCTGCGCGGCGGCACGGACGCGTACGGCAATCCGCTGAGCGCCACCGTGGTCGCCACCGCCGACGAGCTGGCCTCGGCCGGTGACCTGGTCAAGGGCAAGGCGGACGGGCTGCCCGTCGCGGTGGTGCGGGGTCTCGGCCATGTGGTGGACGCGGCGGACGCCGGTGGTGCCCGCGCGATGGTGCGGGTCACGGCCGACGACATGTTCCGGCTCGGTACGTCGGAGGCGGTGCGGGAGGCGGTGACCCTGCGGCGTACGGTCCGCGAGTTCACCGACGATCCGGTGGACCCGGGGGCGGTGCGGCGGGCCGTGGCCGCGGCGGTGACGGCGCCCGCGCCGCATCACACGACGCCGTGGCGGTTCGTCCTGCTGGAGTCCGAGGAGTCGCGGACCCGGCTGCTCGACGCGATGCGGGACGCGTGGATCGCGGATCTGCGAAGCGACGGGAAGAGCGAGGAGTCCATCGCCAAGCGGGTGCGGCGGGGCGATGTGCTGCGCCGGGCGCCGTATCTGGTGGTGCCGTGCCTGGTGATGGACGGCTCCCACACGTACGGGGACGAGCGGCGGGACACGGCGGAGCGCGAGATGTTCGTGGTCGCCGCGGGGGCCGGCATCCAGAACTTCCTGGTGGCGCTGGCGGGCGAGCGGCTCGGCTCGGCGTGGGTGTCGTCGACGATGTTCTGCCGCTCCGTGGTGCGTGAGGTGCTGGAGCTGCCGGAGAGCTGGGATCCGCTGGGTGCGGTGGCGGTGGGTCGCGCGGCGGCCGACCCCGCGGCGCGGCCGGGGCGGGACGCGGAGAGGTTCATCGAGGTGCGCTGA
- the cofD gene encoding 2-phospho-L-lactate transferase — protein sequence MRIVVLAGGIGGARFLRGLKQAAPDADITVIGNTGDDIHLFGLKVCPDLDTVMYTLGGGINEEQGWGRTDESFHVKEELAAYGVGPEWFGLGDRDFATHIVRTQMLGAGYPLSAVTEALCARWKPGVRLLPMSDDRVETHVAVDMDGERRAIHFQEYWVKLRASVEAQAIVPVGADQAKPAPGVLEAIAEADVILFPPSNPVVSVGTILAVPGIREAIAEAGVPVVGLSPIVGDAPVRGMADKVLAAVGVESTASAVATHYGSGLLDGWLVDTVDAGAVGEVEAAGIRCRAVPLMMTDVDATAEMARQALALAEEVQA from the coding sequence ATGCGCATTGTGGTTCTGGCCGGCGGTATCGGTGGTGCTCGTTTTCTGCGTGGCCTCAAGCAGGCCGCGCCCGACGCGGACATCACGGTGATCGGCAACACCGGTGACGACATCCATCTGTTCGGGCTGAAGGTCTGCCCCGACCTCGACACCGTGATGTACACCCTCGGCGGTGGCATCAACGAGGAGCAGGGCTGGGGGCGTACGGACGAGAGCTTCCACGTCAAGGAGGAGCTCGCGGCGTACGGCGTGGGGCCTGAGTGGTTCGGCCTCGGCGACCGTGACTTCGCGACGCACATCGTCCGCACGCAGATGCTGGGCGCGGGCTATCCGCTGAGCGCCGTCACCGAGGCGCTCTGCGCGCGCTGGAAGCCGGGGGTCCGGCTGCTGCCGATGTCCGACGACCGGGTCGAGACGCATGTCGCGGTCGACATGGACGGCGAGCGCCGGGCGATCCACTTCCAGGAGTACTGGGTGAAGCTGCGTGCCTCGGTCGAGGCACAGGCGATCGTGCCGGTCGGCGCCGACCAGGCCAAGCCGGCTCCGGGGGTGCTGGAGGCCATCGCCGAGGCGGACGTGATCCTCTTCCCGCCGTCCAACCCCGTCGTGTCGGTGGGGACGATCCTCGCCGTGCCCGGGATCCGGGAGGCCATCGCCGAGGCCGGGGTGCCGGTCGTCGGCCTCTCCCCCATCGTCGGCGACGCGCCCGTGCGCGGCATGGCGGACAAGGTGCTCGCCGCGGTGGGCGTCGAGTCGACGGCGTCGGCCGTGGCCACGCACTACGGCTCCGGGCTGCTCGACGGCTGGCTCGTCGACACGGTGGACGCCGGGGCGGTCGGCGAGGTGGAGGCCGCGGGCATCCGCTGCCGTGCCGTGCCGCTGATGATGACCGATGTCGACGCGACGGCCGAGATGGCCCGGCAGGCCCTGGCGCTGGCCGAGGAGGTACAGGCGTGA
- a CDS encoding cysteine dioxygenase, which translates to MNSNSDLQIAGDILEVQHLLQPAREHPATVAEFVGLARTIAADRAQWAPLVRYDTTTRWYHRLRTVPQALGSARAGEAPLGYEVWLLSWVPGQGSGLHDHGPSSGVLTVLEGRLTERTERATRALDSGAQRVFAPGYAHEVVNDSFEPAVSLHIYYPGLTEMPMHAAQCAPAAVDVVPA; encoded by the coding sequence ATGAACAGCAACAGCGACCTCCAGATCGCCGGCGACATCCTCGAAGTCCAGCACCTCCTCCAGCCCGCCCGCGAGCACCCCGCCACCGTGGCCGAGTTCGTCGGGCTCGCCCGCACCATCGCGGCCGACCGCGCGCAGTGGGCACCCCTCGTCCGGTACGACACCACCACCCGCTGGTACCACCGGCTGCGCACGGTTCCCCAAGCTCTCGGCTCCGCACGAGCAGGGGAGGCCCCACTCGGCTACGAGGTCTGGCTGCTCAGCTGGGTGCCCGGCCAGGGCAGCGGGCTCCACGACCACGGTCCGTCCTCCGGCGTACTGACCGTGCTGGAAGGACGGTTGACCGAGCGCACCGAGCGCGCCACCCGGGCGCTGGACTCCGGCGCGCAGCGGGTCTTCGCGCCCGGTTACGCGCACGAAGTGGTCAACGACTCCTTCGAACCGGCCGTCAGTCTGCACATCTACTACCCGGGACTGACCGAGATGCCGATGCACGCGGCGCAGTGCGCCCCGGCGGCCGTGGATGTCGTACCCGCCTGA
- a CDS encoding WhiB family transcriptional regulator translates to MTELFQQLLVEDADEELGWQERALCAQTDPESFFPEKGGSTREAKKVCLACEVRSECLEYALSNDERFGIWGGLSERERRRLKKAAI, encoded by the coding sequence ATGACCGAGCTGTTCCAGCAACTGCTGGTCGAGGACGCGGACGAGGAACTCGGCTGGCAGGAGCGCGCACTGTGCGCCCAGACCGATCCCGAGTCCTTCTTCCCCGAGAAGGGCGGATCCACCCGCGAGGCCAAGAAGGTCTGTCTCGCCTGTGAGGTCCGGTCCGAATGCCTTGAATATGCCCTTTCCAATGACGAGCGCTTCGGCATCTGGGGCGGCCTCTCCGAACGTGAACGGCGCCGGCTGAAGAAGGCCGCCATCTGA